The following are encoded together in the Lathyrus oleraceus cultivar Zhongwan6 chromosome 3, CAAS_Psat_ZW6_1.0, whole genome shotgun sequence genome:
- the LOC127126930 gene encoding sister chromatid cohesion 1 protein 4 isoform X18 has product MFYSQFILAKKGPLGTIWIAAHLERKLRKNQVADTDIGVSVDSILFPEVPIALRLSSHLLLGVVRIYSRKVNYLFDDCSEALLKVKQAFRSTAVDLPPEESTAPYHSITLPETFDLDDFELPDNDIFQGNYVDRHVSTREQITLQDTLDGMAYKTTQFGLDERFGDGDASQIGLDLDEVMLIDKDSTLEHNDFSANPQVSRQEDEKKEDVVTTSDKMLVEDSGSKVMLIDQDANLEPDDLGANSQISHHKDEKKEDVIGTSNRMQVEDSGSKIDLSDGFPTSPEFHEYAQGLSTSPEFHDYAQDPSTSPEFHNCAQDPSVSPEFHEYAQGPSTPGLQEPNLFGTQSDQVINEADFHNSADLLSMYSTQNESRAHQTENNVIGCSLQNNGKHVGVDLHHEASDCVLADVNNKREEQEHFTRTVVMKDQGNLIPNNNCLASVPLMDSSNEDHTTTVLPECAGGYVDTSGILEKVERLHDGVLMNTESVMANLNETVNVVSGGVNINDSGVSPSCSHVTSDQEGLSCKLLSNMDESRGSEFGGHLADVTTLLKHGVSNNSEVSKNEQQPSVAYEAQVSNIVSPLESSGRPEVVDVEARASQELKEAGILNFVSHEAEQPTQSHLRPCTSRVNNPSLLSIEGEKCHETDVSDPALGYHGTVEPSACEGKLDLGQSGMQFGSQIISNKMGSVNTFTASDIPEPESMLSLGQSGMQFGSQIISNKMGSVNTFTASDIPEPEKMLSLGQSGMQFGNQMISNKMGSVNTFTATDIPEPEKMLSLGQSGMQIGNQMISNKMGSVNTFTATDIPEPEKMLSLGQSGMQFGNQMISNKMGSVNTFTATDIPEPEKMLSLGQSGMQFGNQMISHKMGSINTFTATDIPAPEKMLSLGQSGMQFGSQMISNKMGSANPFTASDIPAPEKMLSLGQSSMQFGNQMISNKMGSVNAFTASDIPAPEKMLSLGQSDMQYGSQMIGNKMGSVNTFTASNIPEPEKMLSLAYPHFGEMNHLLLESTPGNQVISGGHRDVAAVTSISGQKRSYTESTLTLQSMGLVESYGGAQSRRTTGSIPDDNDLLSSILAGRKSSALKVKPSPATAEVPTAKRFRSTPRTSTLKRKVLVDDTMVLHGDTIRHQLISTEDIRRVRKKAPCTSDEILMIQRQVLEDKIFHKPIFTDLSADLTILQNGAFDLSGIKVYDYGLDGFSVEKVNNQQSYSKSNAEIHVGQAHNEPMAVQPQEEAEESYSKTNVGIHEVESHNEPMEVQLQNNAEAQPSEMPVPSERESHNETMEVQPQITAEAQPSEMPVPSEREPHNETMEVQPQITAEARPSEMPVPSERESHNETMEVQPQITAEAQPSEMPVPSERESHNETMEVQPQITAEAQPSEIPLQLESDQSGVDFGSHDIDAHGRANIISNMKELSGSQNAEMNNAGGIFEISETENYSVGPTNIISDVNELGSSQNAEMNNAGRIFETSEAENYSIVHSNIISDVNELGGSQNAEMNNAGRNFETSEAENYSIVHSNIISDGNELGSSQNAEMSNSGGNFETFESENYSVVPGHETLSLTEVFENELCMPKDFDASQPLMDKTDDGAGSIQTNVLEIPTSEKMNTSTILENEFVDDQHDRNNADAIEIAEHDMEIGTRVETDGLEADNLHASLVLGSKEASEYTDNQVSFHGDLPMEENGNNMLEGLNEDLVVSSGLGCDDKDAKAGGLFSENIEVDCLHSVAPEDVKEGSNDEENSVFQEAALQNTMYPDVSAIRSPSVDQNDEDDMVDNDTGFLNVGDDEIIDDDDDDADGFAPGAEGTQLENSGWSSRTRAVAKYLQTLFDKEDLHGRQSLHLDKILVGKTRKEASRMFFETLVLKTRDYIDVEQTKPFANINLQPRGKLMKTDF; this is encoded by the exons ATGTTTTACTCTCAGTTTATTTTGGCGAAGAAAGGTCCACTTGGGACAATATGGATAGCTGCACATTTAGAGAGGAAGCTCCGGAAGAATCAGGTGGCGGATACTGATATTGGCGTCTCTGTAG ATTCCATTCTTTTTCCTGAAGTACCAATTGCACTCCGTTTATCCAGTCATCTTCTGCTTGGTGTGGTAAGGATATATTCCAGAAAGGTGAATTACCTTTTCGATGATTGCAGTGAAGCCTTGCTTAAGGTAAAACAAGCTTTCCGCTCCACGGCAGTTGATTTGCCACCAGAAGAGTCCACTGCACCTTACCATTCCATCACTTTACCTGAGACTTTTGATCTTGATGATTTTGAACTACCAGATAATGACATTTTTCAAGG CAACTATGTTGATCGCCATGTCAGTACTAGGGAGCAGATTACACTGCAAGATACTTTAGACGGCATGGCTTACAAAACAACACAGTTTGGATTGGATG AGCGCTTTGGAGATGGTGATGCCTCTCAAATTGGTTTAGACCTTGATGAG GTTATGTTAATAGACAAAGATTCCACTTTGGAGCACAATGACTTCAGTGCTAATCCTCAAGTGTCTCGTCAAGAAGATGAAAAGAAAGAGGATGTGGTTACAACTTCTGATAAAATGCTAGTAGAAGACAGTGGAAGCAAG GTCATGTTAATAGACCAAGATGCCAATTTGGAACCTGATGACTTAGGTGCTAATTCTCAAATTTCTCATCACAAAGATGAAAAGAAAGAGGATGTGATTGGAACTTCAAATAGAATGCAAGTAGAAGACAGTGGAAGCAAAATTGATTTG AGTGATGGTTTTCCGACATCTCCTGAATTTCATGAATATGCTCAAGGTTTATCTACTTCTCCTGAATTTCATGACTATGCTCAAGATCCATCCACTTCTCCGGAATTTCATAACTGTGCTCAAGATCCATCCGTGTCTCCTGAATTTCATGAATATGCTCAAGGTCCATCTACTCCAGGACTCCAAGAGCCAAACTTATTTGGTACTCAGTCGGATCAGGTCATTAATGAAGCTGATTTTCATAATTCAGCAGATTTATTATCAATGTATTCAACGCAAAATGAATCCCGTGCTCATCAAACTGAGAACAATGTAATTGGTTGCTCCTTGCAAAATAATGGGAAGCATGTTGGTGTAGATTTGCATCATGAGGCTAGTGACTGTGTTCTGGCTGATGTGAATAACAAAAGAGAGGAACAAGAACATTTCACTCGTACAGTTGTGATGAAGGATCAAGGAAATTTGATACCTAATAATAATTGCTTGGCATCAGTACCCTTGATGGACTCCTCCAATGAAGACCACACGACCACCGTGTTACCAGAATGTGCAGGTGGATATGTTGATACTTCTGGTATACTTGAAAAGGTGGAAAGGTTGCATGATGGAGTTCTGATGAATACTGAATCAGTTATGGCCAATTTGAATGAAACTGTTAATGTTGTTTCTGGAGGCGTCAACATCAATGATTCTGGTGTGTCTCCTAGCTGTTCTCATGTTACATCTGATCAAGAGGGCCTCTCATGTAAACTGTTGTCTAACATGGATGAATCTCGTGGTTCTGAATTTGGTGGTCATTTGGCAGATGTTACCACATTGTTAAAGCACGGCGTTTCAAATAATAGTGAAGTTTCCAAGAATGAGCAGCAACCCAGCGTGGCTTATGAGGCTCAAGTATCCAATATTGTAAGTCCTCTAGAGTCATCTGGTAGACCTGAAGTTGTTGATGTGGAAGCTCGTGCATCTCAGGAACTGAAGGAAGCAGGTATTTTAAACTTTGTATCTCATGAAGCTGAGCAGCCCACCCAGTCGCACCTTCGGCCATGCACTTCCCGTGTAAACAATCCTTCTCTGTTATCTATTGAAG GTGAAAAATGTCATGAAACTGATGTTTCAGATCCTGCTTTGGGTTATCATGGAACTGTAGAGCCATCTGCTTGTGAAGGAAAGTTGGACTTGGGGCAATCAGGCATGCAATTTGGGAGTCAGATAATAAGTAATAAAATGGGAAGTGTAAACACATTTACTGCTTCTGACATACCTGAGCCTGAAAGCATGCTCTCCTTGGGGCAATCAGGCATGCAATTTGGGAGTCAGATTATAAGTAATAAAATGGGAAGTGTAAACACATTTACTGCTTCTGATATACCTGAGCCTGAAAAAATGCTCTCCTTGGGGCAATCAGGCATGCAATTTGGGAATCAGATGATAAGTAATAAAATGGGAAGTGTAAACACATTTACTGCTACTGACATACCTGAGCCTGAAAAAATGCTCTCCTTGGGACAATCAGGCATGCAAATTGGGAATCAGATGATAAGTAATAAAATGGGAAGTGTAAACACATTTACTGCTACTGACATACCTGAGCCTGAAAAAATGCTCTCCTTGGGGCAATCAGGCATGCAATTTGGGAATCAGATGATAAGTAATAAAATGGGAAGTGTGAACACATTTACTGCTACTGACATACCTGAGCCTGAAAAAATGCTCTCCTTGGGGCAATCAGGCATGCAATTTGGGAATCAGATGATAAGTCATAAAATGGGAAGTATAAACACATTTACTGCTACTGACATACCTGCGCCTGAAAAAATGCTCTCCTTGGGGCAATCAGGCATGCAATTTGGGAGTCAGATGATAAGTAATAAAATGGGAAGTGCAAACCCATTTACTGCTTCTGACATACCTGCACCTGAAAAAATGCTCTCCTTGGGGCAATCAAGCATGCAATTTGGGAATCAGATGATAA GTAATAAAATGGGAAGTGTAAACGCATTTACTGCCTCTGACATACCTGCGCCTGAAAAAATGCTCTCCTTGGGTCAATCAGACATGCAATATGGGAGTCAGATGATAGGTAATAAAATGGGAAGTGTAAACACATTTACTGCTTCTAACATACCTGAGCCTGAGAAAATGCTCTCTTTGGCTTATCCACATTTTGGTGAGATGAATCATTTGCTGCTGGAGTCTACTCCTGGCAATCAGGTTATATCTGGAGGTCATAGAGATGTTGCAGCAGTAACATCAATATCTGGTCAAAAGCGCAGCTACACAGAAAGTACTCTTACATTGCAGAGCATGGGTTTAGTTGAATCATATGGTGGGGCTCAGTCCAGAAGAACTACCGGATCCATTCCGGATGATAATGATCTATTGTCTTCAATATTAG CTGGCAGAAAATCTTCAGCTTTAAAAGTTAAACCAAGTCCAGCAACCGCTGAAGTACCAACAGCAAAGCGGTTTCGTTCTACACCACGAACTAGTACCTTAAAGAGGAAGGTGCTTGTGGATGATACGATGGTCTTGCACGGCGA TACAATACGCCACCAATTGATAAGTACTGAAGATATTCGGCGTGTACGGAAAAAAGCTCCTTGCACAAGCGATGAGATTTTAATGATTCAGAGACAGGTTTTGGAGGATAAAATTTTCCATAAACCAATATTTACAG ATTTGTCTGCTGATTTGACTATTCTGCAAAACGGGGCATTTGATCTGAGTGGAATCAAGGTTTATGATTATGGCTTAGATGGTTTTTCCGTGGAAAAAGTAAACAATCAACAGTCCTATTCTAAATCAAATGCTGAGATTCATGTGGGGCAAGCACATAATGAGCCTATGGCAGTCCAACCCCAAGAGGAGGCTGAAGAGTCTTATTCTAAAACGAATGTTGGGATTCATGAGGTGGAATCACATAATGAGCCTATGGAAGTCCAGCTCCAAAATAATGCTGAAGCCCAACCTTCTGAGATGCCTGTTCCGTCTGAGAGGGAATCACACAATGAAACTATGGAAGTCCAACCCCAAATAACTGCTGAAGCCCAGCCTTCTGAGATGCCTGTTCCGTCTGAGAGGGAACCACACAATGAAACTATGGAAGTCCAACCCCAAATAACTGCTGAAGCCCGAC CTTCTGAGATGCCTGTTCCGTCTGAGAGGGAATCACACAATGAAACTATGGAAGTCCAACCCCAAATAACTGCTGAAGCCCAACCTTCTGAGATGCCTGTTCCGTCTGAGAGGGAATCACACAATGAAACTATGGAAGTCCAACCCCAAATAACTGCTGAAGCCCAACCTTCTGAGATACCTCTTCAGTTGGAGAGTGATCAGTCTGGAGTTGACTTTGGATCTCATGATATTGACGCTCATGGGCGTGCAAATATTATATCAAACATGAAGGAGCTTAGCGGTTCTCAAAATGCTGAAATGAACAATGCTGGGGGGATTTTTGAGATTTCTGAAACAGAGAATTACTCTGTTGGGCCTACAAATATTATATCAGATGTAAATGAGCTTGGTAGTTCTCAAAATGCTGAAATGAACAATGCTGGACGAATTTTCGAGACTTCTGAAGCAGAAAATTACTCTATTGTGCATTCAAATATTATATCAGATGTAAATGAGCTTGGTGGTTCTCAAAATGCTGAAATGAACAATGCTGGACGAAATTTCGAGACTTCTGAAGCAGAAAATTACTCTATTGTTCATTCAAATATTATATCAGACGGAAATGAGCTTGGTAGTTCTCAAAATGCTGAAATGAGCAATTCTGGTGGAAATTTTGAGACTTTTGAATCAGAGAATTACTCTGTTGTCCCTGGGCATGAAACTTTATCACTAACtgaagtttttgaaaatgagCTATGTATGCCAAAAGATTTTGATGCATCGCAGCCTCTCATGGATAAAACGGATGATGGTGCTGGTTCTATCCAAACAAATGTGCTGGAGATTCCAACTTCCGAGAAAATGAATACATCTACTATTCTAGAAAATGAGTTTGTGGATGATCAACATGATAGAAACAATGCAGATGCTATTGAAATTGCAGAGCATGACATGGAAATTGGAACACGAGTTGAAACAGATGGCTTGGAAGCTGATAATTTACATGCATCCTTGGTTCTTGGCTCTAAGGAAGCTAGTGAATATACTGACAACCAGGTATCCTTCCATGGAGACCTACCTATGGAGGAAAATGGGAACAACATGCTAGAAGGCTTAAATGAGGATCTAGTTGTTTCTTCTGGCTTGGGATGTGATGACAAGGATGCAAAGGCTGGCGGCTTATTTAGTGAAAATATTGAAGTAGATTGTTTACATTCTGTAGCACCTGAGGATGTAAAAGAAGGTTCTAATGATGAGGAAAACTCAGTCTTTCAAGAAGCTGCATTACAAAATACAATGTATCCTGATGTCTCAGCTATTAGGAGTCCTTCTGTGGATCAGAATGAT GAAGACGATATGGTCGACAATGATACAG GATTTTTGAATGTTGGAGATGATGAGATAATTGATGACGATGATGACGATGCTGATGGTTTTGCACCGGGTGCTGAAGGAACACAGCTAGAAAATAGTGGATGGTCTTCTCGAACCAG GGCTGTTGCGAAGTATCTTCAGACCTTGTTTGATAAGGAGGATCTACATGGAAGGCAGAGCCTGCATCTTGACAAAATATTGGTGGGTAAAACACGGAAAGAAGCATCAAGGATGTTTTTTGAAACACTG GTTCTCAAGACAAGGGATTATATTGATGTAGAACAGACAAAACCCTTTGCCAATATTAACTTACAACCTCGAGGGAAGCTTATGAAGACAGATTTCTGA